The nucleotide sequence GAACCAGATCCTCAGCCTGCTGCTTCTCCAGCCCCGGAAGTGAAACGCGCAGAGCGATATCGAGCCCGAACCCGCCTTCCGAACGCGGGCCGATACCGACATTGGCGGTCACCGATGTGTCGTCCGGGACGCGCGCCTTTTCCTGGGCAGCGGCGGCCTTCAGCGCGCCGATGAAGCAGGCGGC is from Herpetosiphonaceae bacterium and encodes:
- a CDS encoding Ohr family peroxiredoxin, whose protein sequence is AACFIGALKAAAAQEKARVPDDTSVTANVGIGPRSEGGFGLDIALRVSLPGLEKQQAEDLVQKAHQICPYSNATRGNVDVRLTVV